Below is a genomic region from Salvelinus fontinalis isolate EN_2023a chromosome 2, ASM2944872v1, whole genome shotgun sequence.
tggagggagaaacctctccaactggagctagaaacacaagagaaatggatggggtaagagagaaagagaaattgagcgagagagagagaggaatacagTATAATAACGTGATAAATAACAGTGCTATGAGTTTGGTAGGCATACTCTATGTTTCTAACACACACCTAAACAAAACTACAAGCTATAGCAGAGCTCTAAAACATCCTTACCTATGCAATGTCCATCAGTAGAGGGAATCTCAGTCTGTTCCTGGACTGAATGGCAGTCCTTTTTGTTTCCTCTCTTGGAACGCTAACAGGAGAAAGGTAAAGAAAATGGTAcagagaataaataaataaatggaacacttCTGAATCCAAGGCAACAATTTAGTGATGAATAAAACATATTTATCTCATGTATTTGTCTTATCATAGCCACATCAATAACATCAGCACCTAACTGgaacaaaaaaaaaaagctaaCTCCCTGCTATACCTTGAAGTTGATCCTGGGTTTGGTCATTGAAAAGCAAAGGAAGCTCCTTCTTGCTTTCTGCTcagcccccctctctgtctcagcctGGTCTGATGGGTTTGTTGCAGCAGAAGCTGGTCTTGACACCTCCTTGCATCCCTGTACCAGCTGCTGGGTCAAGGACTTTACCAGGACTCTGTCAAATGCAGGGTCCTGGGAGGAAATAGCTGCTTGCAGGGTGTTATAAGAGCCAAACTCCTCCATGAGGTTTTTATGTACACCTCTGAACACCCTGTGGATGTGCAGGTTCTGGGAATATGCCTGTGTCCTGGAGAATCTGGATGCAGCACAGAACTCAGACAGGACTTGTCTGATGAGTTGCTGAGATGTTTCTGTCATGTCTGCTGCCTGTTGGGAGGGTCCATCTAGGGCTGAGGGTCTGATCTTCGATAGCAACCGTATCACCAGTATGGTGACCAAACACATGACATCATCTTTGCTGGAGTCCATCAAGTACTGCAGTAGGAATGCAGTGGCACTGCTGATGTCCGGGGTGATTAAGAGCTCCCTCAGATGGCCAGAGCTGCTGGGGATGCACACCTTCTCTTCAATGTCAATCCCATCTCCCTTTGGTACCAAAGAGGTTCCCTTGCTGGTGAAAGACGGAGTGGATGATCGAAAAGAGGCTTTAGCACTCGGTGGTCGGCTGCTGTCAGTCATTGGACTGTTACGATGCAGGGGTTCATCTGTGTGTGCCATCATCTTTGTCTTTAGGTCACTTGTAGAAATCTCTGGCATTTTAGAGTCCATGATGTCGATGCAGGAGCTCCTGACTAAGGGGAAGGTCAGATCAAAAGGCACTTCGTCAGGGATGGGAGTGCCAGGGAGGTTGATCTCTAACTCACACTCTGACCTAGGACCATTTGAAGAGCTGGACAAGGAACTACGACCCTTTAAAGAAGTGGACAAAGATGAACAGCTTCTAGGGATGTCTTGGCAGACTTCTTCACTGTCATCCTCACTTTTCTCAACCTCTTTCAGCATAGTTCCTACCATATCGTTGATCTGAAGGAGCTCCCTGGAATCCTTCATTCGCCCTAAGTTTGAGATTTCACTCTGGATAGCAACCAGGATTTCCCCAAGGGTCTCTTTGGAAGAAGCATTTTCTGTCCTTTCGGATCCGGATGGCTTCAGCCCTGTGAAGAAATCCTTAAGTGTGTTCTTCATACTGACCCAGATGGTCTTAGCTGTTGACCAAAGCTTCTCCTCTGATATTTGAACACTCAATTCAGTATCATCCAGTTGGGAGCCCCCGTGGGAGCACTGTAAAACTTTCCCACTTCTTTCCAGTAGCACAGTGCCAGTGGACTCATTTTTCTGGAAAATAGTCGCCATTCCTTTGACAAAGGTTTCCACTAATCCAGAGGCTGTATTTTGAGAGGACATGGAGGCAATCTCTGATGGCGAGCTAGATGATAAGCCAGCCTGCGGACTTTTCTGAAGACCAGTATGGCTGATCTGTGTGATAAAGGAATGACTGGATCTCATCAGCACTTTACTCACTGCCTCTTCTGCCTGAGTCTGAAAGTCATTGCTAGAGAGCTTCTTAATGCTCTGAATCAGACTAGTAGAGGACTGTGTGATTCTGACACTCTCTTCTGAGCTCAGTTGAGAACATTGAGTACTCCCACTCAAGTCTTCATTGGGTGAGGGTGACTGGGAAATAGTATAGTCATCAAGCTCTGATAGGACACCATCAACAATCCAACAAGCCTCTAGGGACTCATCAGATGAACTGACAACGTCCAAGGATTTACTCTCCACTTTTGATAACTCTGACTTGTAGATGGAAAAAACACTGCTAAGAACTTCTTGAGTACTGGTATCCAgattggagagacagagagctgataTTGGTTGGCTCTCACTATGAACTCTACTAAGTTTGGTGCTGGGTAACTGGACCTCAACAGTTGAAACAGTTGCCTTTTCCAGGGTGTCTGAAGACTCCTGAAGAGAAGCGTCCTTAGCCACACCTTCTTCTCGAGAGGATAGAGTTAAAAGGTCCCTCAGCTTTGCTCGTATAAGGCCGTAAAGTGTGCGGGCTGGAGAGAAGGTTATCTTCTGTGAAGACCCTGTTTTGTGGTCATTTACAGGAACTGGCCAATCAACTGCTTCACATGTGCCTTCAAATGATGCTATCGTCTCCATGCCTCCCACAAATGCCTTAACAATCACTGTGGCAGTGGAGGTTACAGATGTCAGGGCTGTAGAGCTGGTATTCAGGGGTGCTTCAGTAAGGCTAGGAGCAGCACTAGAAAGCCTAGAGGAAGGAGCCATGCCAGAAGAGCTGCTGACTTTCCTTGTAAGGATGGTGCTCACCGCCTTGAGGGCTTTAGACTGAAAGTCGTGGCTAGAGAGGGTCTGAAGCTTTCTGGCCACCACACTGGTAGAGGATCCAGTCTCTTTGAGAAAGTGAGTGGTTCCTTCTTTCCCAGATGGACACTCAACATCAAGGTCACATTGAAGATTGGTCAGAAATTTAGACCCCAAGATTGTCATCTTCTTGGCCAGATCCAAGAGGATGTCGAAGTCATGTGCCATTTTGTCCATTGTGCCGACAATGGCATCCAGCACATCATCGGTCACAGGGTCCATGAGGGGCTCGATAAACCCTACCCACTCTGGCTCAGACGTTTTGCTCTGTAGCTCGGCCAGGATCTGCACCGAGGCTACCCGAATGACCTCCTTGCCTGCTGCTATGTCCTGACTGTCCATAGGGGGGCAACTCCCCGAGCTGGCCTGAATGGCCACTGAGAGGCCAGAGTTAAGCTGGTGTACTACCTCCCCCACGATAGCACAGCTCAActcggaggagctggaggaggtggGGTTGGAGTGACCCTCAACCAGGGATATCAGGAGGCTCTCTTCCGTTACCCCAAAAAGAGCCTTCAGAGGCTCCTCCATGAGGGGAGCCTCTCTAGTTGCAGGCAAGCTCTGCAATGAGGTCTGGGACCTTGAAGATAAACACACAATCACCACTTATGCCATGCAAATGTGACCAACTGGTATCTTATCTGGGTCATTAGTGAGCCTGAAAACCAAATTAGAGCAATGATGGTTTACTTCTCATACCATCGTAGTTCTAGAAGCCTAAAGCCAACTGACACCATTTTTTGTCTGATTTTTATGTTTATACGACATCAGAATTTGACTAATTACCTGATCTATTTATTCATAGATTACTTTATGGCTTACCCAGTTAAAAATTACTTTCACCTGGACCCACCCCCTCACGGGCAACATTTCTGACCAGAACTTAAAACTACAAGGTATGAATTCCAAGTTAATAATTTATGATAAGTATGGGTCAGGTCTTGAAATGATTAAGTTCAAATATTGCTGTGAACATACCTCTTAGGCGACCAGCATGATGATGAGGTTCTGCGAGTGGATTTTTGGCGGCACCCTGCActgccattcctcctcctctccttagtCCAGTAGTTCATCTCACTGATCAgcagccttttctctctctcatccagacTGCCTAAGGAATCCTCAGACCCTGTCAGAGAGCACTGGGATTCTGGGGAGGTTGCCCCACTCCTCAGGTTCACCCCCATGATACGAGCTAGCGTTGGTAGGAGAATGCGGAGGGCTGTCTGGGTCACGACCTTAACAATCTTCAGACACAGCATGGAGAGCTGCTCGAATGTCAGCTATGACCAACAAATAGagtaatgtttttgccaatcaACCAATTCCATGACACcattccctatatatatatatatagtgcacaacttttgaccagaaccttaTGTGGAGAGACTTACGTTATTTTTCATGCCATGCTGAATCACTCTCCATTGGCtagagaaaagaaaagaaaggaaACATATTTTAGCTGCACACTGGTGTTGAGTTAGTGGAGTCACTAGATAGCCATGTTAGGGATAATAAAAGTGTATTTAATTAAGCTTTTAGCAAGTATATGAGTCATTTTGTTCACCTTTAGTGATTTGATTGCACTGGACAGGTAAAAGCACATCTCTCTGCGGGCCTCCACTATATTGCTTTCACCTATATAGATACTATCTTCTCAGATCAGTGCTGATGAATTTGAACACAACCTGCACCCAACATTAAGTAATCTCGGACCTGCACCAATGCTGCTGTCCTCCTCCACGGAAGTCTTCTTGGCACGGCCACTGGACTTACGTTTAGCCTACATGACAACAGATTATAGGTCTCATAGCAGATCTAAGGTCAGTGTAGTGTCTCCTAATgctttaaggttaggatttagtGATAGTAAActaatcctagatctgtgcctaagtaGGCAGAGGATGTGTAAAGGACAGCATATTTCTTACCTTGCCTCCTGTCCTGTTCTTGTTGGTCTCATGTGTCTCTGTTTCATCCTTCATATTCTCCACAACTTTATTTTGGTCATCCGGATGATCCTCCCATTTCACGTTCTGGTGGATAAATGAGAGGTCAATATCAGTCCTAGGTTGTGACTTTATGAAACAAATGATTCTCTCCTATTTCAAACAAAACGGCAATAGTGGTCAGATTTCAGTCCATGGATCAAACCAGTGACACCTATTGCTGTGGTAGTGACCTACTATATTGTTAGTAATTTCTCCTCTAAACTCAAAATAGGCTAAATGAACCATACCTTGCTGTCGTCTGACATGATGTGTAGCTTATTGTTGTAGGCTGTTTAGAGGTAATACTAGTACTTCCTTTGAAAAAACGTCAGTGAACATTCGGCAGACAACTGAAGTGAATATGAAGGTCCTTGAATTATGCCAAACCATTGTTGAATACTCGATTCCGATTGGCTGAAGCCAGGGCATTCTTCAAAGATGTCATACACACATGATGTCACAATTAGGCCTAAGTCTAACGTCTGTATGAATTGTCAATGTCATTAGAAAACAGATCATAGCTTGTCAAAGTTCTGCCAAACGAAAATATTTGTAAGTGCACGTTGTTGCATTTAATTTATGGTTTATCAAGCATCCTCATTCATCGCCATGCACAAACACATAACTCGCTGCAATCCATTAGCTATAAATCTGAGGTTCCAAAGCTGCAAAACTAGGACATGCAATAAATTATAACAATTTGCACTTACAATAATTTAAAATCAATGACGTTCTAGGGGGCTTTAACTATTTCAGCACTATTGTCCGCTGCATAGTGCTGACACGTTTCTAGGCGTCAGGGGACCGggccatggtgctgaaatgtttCGAGTCTGGGCAGCACCTGAGACCGCGGCATGGTGCTGAAATGGAGCAGGGCTCAGTTCTATGGGTATCTCATGCGGATTTTCCTGCTAGCCTATGTATAACGATACTATAATTACATTATTTTCATCCATCCGTCAACACAAATGGCATGTCAACGTTTCCCAAATAATAATGCAATTAAGCCAAGCCGAGATGTGTGATTCTTCATCAAGAGGACGAAGCACCACTGTATCATCTAAAACCTTCAGAGAGATCCCTTAAAACTGCAATATAAATTCTCCACAGCTGTTATGGTAGCTAGGTCATTTAGCAAGACATGGACGAATCCAACACATAGCGTTTCTACTGAAGTGACTGACTGTCATGTTGCTAGTTCTAATGACGCTATTAAAACAAGAATAGTTATTTGTAATTGCTCCGGGAGCTAGTTATTGCAGAGCCCAGCTACACATCCTGCTTGCTGGGCTCATTATGGACAGCCAATGAGCAGTTCAGGATAAAAAGTCATCCAGATCTGATCCCTAAAGCATACATGCTACTAGGAAACTGTAGCAACCTGCCGACCTGCACAATCCTCCATGGCACTAATGCTACACGCGCAGTATGGTATGCTAACATCCCACAACAATTACCCAATTTAATTACTTGCCTAAACTTCCAATCATACATATTTTCTAATATCAACCACGGTTTCTGCACTTAAGGCAGACTTGCTATTAGAACAAGATGGAATTAGGAAAACTCTAAAGCTCGTTAAACGTAGGCTAAAATTAACTTTACCTGGCTGTCGTCAGCCATTATGTGTAGCCCGTTAattaacgcttcgaacacaccgactgtgtcattgcatcactgctgcataacatttcgcgcagctaggcaactatactgatgcaggtaccttttgcaaatggtcgcatgcggttggacacatggaggGGAGAATTattttcgcagtatcctcaaaaccgtgtctttttgacacaactgctgacagctacagggacataaacacaaaaaatgctgattggagacaagtgtccacgatagtaggattgccaggtcagtttagtagtgagcttgtgctagatgtggctagttagcgttagctagctagctaacctagccaatgaggtgtgtgtgaaagaaatagtCAAATAAATTATGCTAGTTACTACCCCTGATAACTTTACCAAATGTTCATGTTTGaaagagtgtgagtgtgtatgctAGATAAATAGTAATAGAAATAATAGAAatggtagatactactgtacccctga
It encodes:
- the LOC129867699 gene encoding uncharacterized protein LOC129867699, whose product is MKNNLTFEQLSMLCLKIVKVVTQTALRILLPTLARIMGVNLRSGATSPESQCSLTGSEDSLGSLDEREKRLLISEMNYWTKERRRNGSAGCRQKSTRRTSSSCWSPKRSQTSLQSLPATREAPLMEEPLKALFGVTEESLLISLVEGHSNPTSSSSSELSCAIVGEVVHQLNSGLSVAIQASSGSCPPMDSQDIAAGKEVIRVASVQILAELQSKTSEPEWVGFIEPLMDPVTDDVLDAIVGTMDKMAHDFDILLDLAKKMTILGSKFLTNLQCDLDVECPSGKEGTTHFLKETGSSTSVVARKLQTLSSHDFQSKALKAVSTILTRKVSSSSGMAPSSRLSSAAPSLTEAPLNTSSTALTSVTSTATVIVKAFVGGMETIASFEGTCEAVDWPVPVNDHKTGSSQKITFSPARTLYGLIRAKLRDLLTLSSREEGVAKDASLQESSDTLEKATVSTVEVQLPSTKLSRVHSESQPISALCLSNLDTSTQEVLSSVFSIYKSELSKVESKSLDVVSSSDESLEACWIVDGVLSELDDYTISQSPSPNEDLSGSTQCSQLSSEESVRITQSSTSLIQSIKKLSSNDFQTQAEEAVSKVLMRSSHSFITQISHTGLQKSPQAGLSSSSPSEIASMSSQNTASGLVETFVKGMATIFQKNESTGTVLLERSGKVLQCSHGGSQLDDTELSVQISEEKLWSTAKTIWVSMKNTLKDFFTGLKPSGSERTENASSKETLGEILVAIQSEISNLGRMKDSRELLQINDMVGTMLKEVEKSEDDSEEVCQDIPRSCSSLSTSLKGRSSLSSSSNGPRSECELEINLPGTPIPDEVPFDLTFPLVRSSCIDIMDSKMPEISTSDLKTKMMAHTDEPLHRNSPMTDSSRPPSAKASFRSSTPSFTSKGTSLVPKGDGIDIEEKVCIPSSSGHLRELLITPDISSATAFLLQYLMDSSKDDVMCLVTILVIRLLSKIRPSALDGPSQQAADMTETSQQLIRQVLSEFCAASRFSRTQAYSQNLHIHRVFRGVHKNLMEEFGSYNTLQAAISSQDPAFDRVLVKSLTQQLVQGCKEVSRPASAATNPSDQAETERGAEQKARRSFLCFSMTKPRINFKV